In Acidicapsa acidisoli, a single genomic region encodes these proteins:
- a CDS encoding ABC transporter permease, translating to MKWRQIRKRDADLERELSSDLELEEEEQREAGIPGEEVRRAALRAFGNPALVREQTRAVWSWNWLESLTRDLRFSLRTLRRTPSFTVIAISVMALGIGANVALFTVVRGVLLKPLPFQDPNHLVMVYEWGLHDNDAKAYNTVSGGMYAEWKKQNRSFSSLALARGSRVGLSGSGGQLPEKLSSAEFSWDLLRTLGVQPALGRDFAQADDSPAANATVLLSWGLWKRRFSGDPAILNKTIYLDAQPYTVIGIMPASFDFPDPSTQLWTSVYHDRPEEQMTSFSKHMVGVVGRLKPGVSADQGAADLSLISRRIHDAHLNDPFVFRNASSRPLLDHIVGDIKKPLYVLLEATCCLLLIACLNLANLLVARAAARRKELAIRTALGGGWLRLIRERLIECMVLSTVGGALGLLLAFAALRWLTLIRHDMSRVESIHIDGVVAAFTVGVIVLCALFSGLIAAFSTTDKRILSALHEASRSVSGGRARATLRKTLLTLEVGLTVILLIGAGLLLKSYEHLRSADMGCITRDVLTMHLGLPDARYPTPAQRANFFDTLLERVRALPGVDAAGFVTAAPGQGYWGDWGFTIVEHPHLPQGNGQSAINLWADPKYFAAMGIPILRGSSFNAGKRLDAAKEVIISQSFANQYFPGEDPIAKHLNVKLEHRTAEIAGIVGDTRYVIGEKPLPTMYFPLDAGVETVGTLVIRSRHGVEQYALPVERIVSEMDHDLPVSDVLTMDQLLGKHTYDQSFNATLLTAFATLSLLMASVGLFGVMSYIATQRTNEMGIRIALGAKREDVMRKILLDGMRPAIFGLALGLAASMEAGALLRDLLYEIKPLDPAVFAAVAATLIAVAAFACIVPAWRTSHLDPMQALRTE from the coding sequence ATGAAATGGCGGCAGATCCGGAAGAGGGACGCAGACCTGGAGCGAGAGCTGAGTTCCGACCTGGAATTGGAAGAAGAGGAGCAACGGGAAGCTGGCATTCCCGGAGAAGAGGTTCGCCGCGCAGCTTTGCGCGCATTTGGCAATCCCGCTCTAGTTCGTGAGCAGACTCGCGCGGTATGGTCCTGGAACTGGCTTGAATCGTTGACGCGTGACCTACGCTTCAGCCTGCGCACACTTCGTCGCACCCCCAGTTTTACCGTCATCGCCATCTCGGTGATGGCGCTAGGCATTGGCGCCAACGTCGCGCTGTTCACGGTGGTGCGAGGCGTCTTACTAAAGCCGTTGCCGTTCCAGGATCCGAATCATCTTGTCATGGTGTACGAATGGGGCCTTCATGACAACGACGCGAAGGCTTACAACACGGTCTCCGGCGGCATGTATGCTGAGTGGAAGAAGCAGAACCGGAGTTTCAGCAGTCTCGCACTCGCGCGAGGCAGCCGGGTCGGGCTCTCCGGTTCGGGCGGGCAACTGCCTGAGAAGCTGAGCAGCGCGGAGTTCTCATGGGACCTGCTCCGTACGCTGGGCGTGCAGCCCGCCCTGGGCCGCGATTTTGCGCAGGCCGATGACAGCCCTGCGGCCAATGCCACAGTGTTGTTGAGCTGGGGTCTGTGGAAGCGCCGCTTCAGCGGCGATCCTGCCATCCTGAATAAGACGATATATCTGGACGCTCAACCGTACACAGTCATCGGCATCATGCCCGCTTCGTTCGATTTTCCTGACCCATCCACACAGCTCTGGACGTCGGTTTACCACGACAGACCAGAGGAACAGATGACCTCGTTCAGCAAGCACATGGTCGGCGTGGTAGGACGGCTCAAGCCGGGAGTCAGTGCGGACCAGGGCGCGGCCGACCTGAGCCTGATCTCACGTCGCATCCACGATGCCCATCTCAACGACCCATTTGTATTCAGAAATGCCAGCAGCCGGCCGTTGCTGGATCACATCGTGGGCGACATCAAGAAGCCTCTCTACGTACTGCTGGAGGCGACCTGCTGCCTGCTTCTGATTGCCTGCCTCAATTTGGCCAACCTGCTGGTGGCGCGCGCTGCTGCACGGCGCAAAGAACTGGCTATCCGCACCGCACTGGGTGGTGGCTGGCTACGGCTTATACGCGAGCGGTTGATAGAGTGCATGGTACTTTCAACGGTGGGCGGCGCGCTGGGACTTTTGCTTGCGTTCGCCGCGCTTCGTTGGCTGACGCTGATTCGTCACGACATGAGCCGCGTCGAATCCATTCACATCGACGGTGTGGTGGCAGCGTTTACGGTCGGCGTCATCGTGCTATGCGCGCTGTTTTCCGGGCTCATCGCTGCCTTCAGTACCACCGACAAGCGCATTCTCAGTGCGTTGCATGAAGCGTCGCGCTCAGTCAGCGGGGGCCGCGCGCGCGCCACGCTGCGCAAGACGCTCCTTACACTGGAGGTCGGACTGACGGTGATCCTGCTCATTGGCGCCGGTCTTCTGCTCAAAAGCTACGAACACCTGCGCTCCGCCGACATGGGTTGCATCACGCGAGATGTGCTCACCATGCATCTCGGTCTTCCAGATGCCCGCTATCCCACGCCAGCCCAGCGCGCCAACTTTTTTGACACACTGCTGGAGCGCGTCCGCGCCCTGCCCGGTGTCGATGCGGCGGGCTTTGTCACGGCTGCTCCCGGCCAGGGATACTGGGGCGACTGGGGTTTTACGATCGTCGAACACCCACACCTGCCACAAGGCAACGGTCAGTCTGCCATTAACCTCTGGGCCGATCCGAAGTATTTCGCCGCGATGGGAATTCCAATCCTGCGCGGCAGTTCATTCAACGCAGGCAAACGATTGGATGCGGCCAAAGAAGTCATCATCAGCCAATCGTTCGCCAATCAGTACTTTCCCGGCGAAGACCCCATCGCTAAGCACTTGAATGTCAAGCTTGAGCATCGCACTGCAGAGATAGCAGGCATCGTCGGAGATACCCGCTACGTGATCGGCGAAAAGCCGCTGCCAACGATGTACTTCCCGCTCGACGCCGGCGTCGAGACCGTCGGCACGCTTGTCATTCGCTCACGCCATGGTGTGGAGCAATACGCTCTGCCAGTCGAACGAATCGTCTCCGAGATGGACCACGACCTGCCCGTCTCCGACGTGCTCACCATGGACCAGTTGCTGGGCAAGCACACATACGACCAGAGCTTCAACGCGACACTGCTCACGGCTTTCGCAACACTGTCGCTGCTCATGGCATCCGTAGGCCTGTTCGGTGTGATGTCATACATCGCAACGCAGCGGACGAACGAGATGGGCATTCGTATTGCGTTGGGCGCAAAGCGCGAAGACGTGATGCGGAAGATCTTGCTGGATGGAATGCGGCCTGCGATCTTCGGTCTTGCCCTGGGACTCGCGGCAAGCATGGAAGCAGGCGCGCTGTTGCGCGACCTGCTCTATGAGATCAAGCCCCTCGATCCTGCGGTTTTTGCTGCAGTTGCCGCAACTCTGATCGCGGTGGCAGCATTCGCATGTATCGTTCCCGCTTGGCGCACATCGCACCTCGATCCTATGCAAGCATTGAGAACCGAATAG
- a CDS encoding cytochrome P460 family protein: MKMFGKLIVVGCVVFGLIQLIRPSIPDTSPTAELQAPPEVRQVLQKDCYSCHSDQRRLSWFDQIVPAYWLVRHDVLTARKHLNFSTLGSKPAAAQRATLYEAVNMIQLGAMPLPQFVALHPDAKVTPEELSTLKAYLSPWTSVPAQPASSSSNNSTMQIAPATNPAQAVPRASLVSVAPEPDGFPFDPSFEKWTLISTTDRGDNSSFRFILGNDIAARSAQTGAISPWSDGARFAKIAWQQEIGSDGLVHPGKFIQVELMSKSAQRYKSTEGWGWGRWRGLNLKPYGADEHFVNECTGCHQPVRGDDYVYTLPMTNAKMNRDNVVNNAAAALPSGLPYQPLAWSPITMYVDPRDRTTAALFGNDIAMQAVRGLERATTDTTSSPKYPAGAVLALVTWAQRDDPHWFGGRIPNATQSVEFVKIGDGGQSDNQLNTAYRRFAGTGLSEESVAASAGAQRIRFMLGLAPVQLP; the protein is encoded by the coding sequence ATGAAGATGTTCGGCAAGCTGATCGTCGTCGGATGCGTTGTCTTCGGGCTGATCCAACTGATTCGGCCCAGCATCCCGGACACGTCTCCGACAGCCGAGTTGCAGGCACCTCCTGAAGTTAGACAAGTCCTCCAGAAAGATTGCTATAGCTGTCACTCAGACCAGCGCCGCCTCTCCTGGTTTGATCAGATTGTGCCTGCCTACTGGCTGGTGCGGCATGACGTTCTGACCGCGCGAAAGCATCTCAACTTCTCAACGCTGGGCTCCAAACCAGCCGCCGCGCAAAGAGCTACGCTTTATGAGGCTGTGAACATGATTCAGCTCGGAGCCATGCCGTTGCCACAATTCGTTGCACTGCACCCGGACGCAAAGGTGACGCCGGAAGAGCTCTCAACATTGAAGGCATATCTCTCCCCATGGACATCTGTGCCCGCCCAACCTGCAAGTTCGTCCTCGAATAACAGTACGATGCAGATTGCACCGGCTACGAATCCGGCTCAAGCCGTCCCACGAGCCTCATTGGTATCTGTTGCACCAGAGCCGGATGGATTCCCTTTCGATCCCAGCTTTGAAAAATGGACGCTAATCAGCACAACCGATCGCGGTGACAATAGTTCCTTCCGATTCATCCTCGGCAATGACATCGCCGCAAGATCTGCGCAGACAGGCGCAATCTCGCCGTGGTCAGACGGCGCGCGCTTCGCCAAGATCGCTTGGCAACAGGAGATCGGTTCTGATGGCCTTGTGCATCCCGGTAAGTTCATTCAAGTAGAACTAATGTCGAAGTCGGCCCAGCGTTACAAAAGCACTGAGGGATGGGGCTGGGGACGCTGGCGCGGGCTAAACTTGAAACCCTACGGAGCGGATGAGCACTTTGTCAACGAATGTACTGGTTGCCACCAGCCTGTGCGCGGCGACGACTACGTCTATACACTGCCAATGACAAATGCCAAGATGAACCGCGACAATGTTGTGAACAACGCTGCCGCCGCGCTGCCATCAGGTTTGCCTTATCAGCCATTGGCGTGGAGTCCCATCACCATGTACGTTGACCCGAGGGATCGGACTACGGCAGCACTCTTTGGAAACGATATAGCCATGCAAGCTGTCCGTGGACTGGAACGCGCGACAACAGATACGACAAGCAGCCCGAAGTATCCTGCTGGCGCTGTGCTGGCCCTTGTCACCTGGGCGCAACGCGATGATCCTCACTGGTTTGGTGGCCGTATCCCAAACGCGACCCAATCCGTCGAATTCGTTAAGATCGGTGATGGCGGACAAAGCGACAACCAACTAAACACAGCCTATCGTCGCTTCGCCGGAACAGGGCTCTCAGAAGAGAGCGTCGCAGCGAGTGCAGGTGCTCAACGAATCAGGTTCATGTTAGGACTCGCCCCGGTTCAGCTTCCGTAA
- a CDS encoding glycosyl hydrolase family 79 N-terminal domain-containing protein: MRLNTKTQGVRTALSIAFFTAGALVLLAQEKSAIPVAPSKMSKLGTVDQRFVSYNVEMVEVTGGRFWKPYKSAADGQATSKPAASAEANQQVGMSPSLYQYRPPINLASPRLRKLAQQLGPSYVRVSGTWQNSTYFQNDDNPALTEPPKGFKGVLTRTEWKEVVDFAHAVDDDLVTSLAISAGTRDANGVWTSAQAKAFVEYTKSIGGKIAASEFMNEPTFPGPGGAPAGYDAETFARDAKVFETFLRNESPQTIFLGPGGVGEGVSLAPAGVKMNLIGTEDIVKATGPIFDAFSYHFYGAVSRRCMGNMSVDKSLTAEWLDRTNIAEAFYEKLRDKYLPGKPMWLSETAEAACGGDQWAGEFVDTFRYLNQLGILAQKGVKVVMHNTLASSDYGLLNEDTLDPKPDYWAALLWKRTMGDVVLDPGVPRNQSLRVYAHCSKDGKGAVALVALNIDTEHEQVLALPVPSEEFTLTAHELTSTTVMLNGRELRAESDGSIGSLKADELKKGFIRLAPSSVTFLSLPSAHNNSCM, translated from the coding sequence ATGAGATTGAACACGAAGACGCAGGGGGTCCGCACAGCCCTTTCGATTGCTTTCTTCACTGCTGGGGCGCTCGTGTTATTGGCTCAGGAGAAATCTGCGATCCCTGTAGCGCCGTCGAAGATGTCGAAGCTGGGCACGGTGGATCAGCGTTTTGTCTCCTACAATGTCGAAATGGTCGAGGTGACGGGCGGCCGCTTCTGGAAGCCGTACAAGTCAGCCGCAGACGGGCAAGCTACCTCGAAGCCGGCAGCGTCCGCTGAGGCGAATCAGCAGGTCGGCATGAGTCCGAGCCTCTATCAATACAGGCCACCCATCAACCTCGCGAGTCCCCGGCTTAGAAAGCTCGCCCAGCAGCTTGGGCCCTCCTATGTCCGGGTCAGCGGAACCTGGCAAAACAGTACTTATTTTCAGAACGACGACAATCCCGCATTGACCGAACCTCCGAAAGGCTTCAAAGGCGTCCTGACGCGGACAGAATGGAAAGAAGTTGTCGATTTTGCCCATGCTGTTGATGACGATCTCGTGACATCTTTGGCGATCAGCGCAGGAACGCGTGACGCGAATGGCGTGTGGACTTCTGCGCAGGCCAAGGCTTTCGTCGAATACACAAAGAGCATTGGCGGCAAGATCGCGGCAAGCGAGTTCATGAATGAACCGACATTTCCGGGACCGGGCGGAGCTCCGGCAGGGTACGATGCCGAAACATTTGCGAGAGACGCAAAGGTCTTCGAAACTTTCCTGCGAAATGAATCGCCACAAACGATCTTTCTCGGTCCGGGAGGCGTTGGCGAAGGAGTTTCACTCGCGCCTGCTGGCGTGAAAATGAATCTGATCGGCACCGAAGACATAGTGAAAGCGACGGGGCCAATTTTCGATGCATTTTCGTATCACTTTTACGGTGCAGTATCGCGACGCTGCATGGGGAACATGAGCGTCGACAAATCGCTCACGGCAGAATGGCTGGATCGCACGAATATTGCGGAGGCATTTTACGAAAAGCTGCGAGATAAGTACTTGCCGGGCAAACCCATGTGGCTTTCGGAGACCGCAGAAGCCGCCTGCGGAGGAGACCAGTGGGCGGGGGAATTCGTCGACACGTTCCGCTATCTGAATCAGCTCGGCATTCTTGCGCAGAAAGGCGTGAAAGTGGTAATGCACAACACCCTCGCGTCGAGCGACTATGGGTTGCTCAATGAGGACACTCTCGATCCCAAGCCAGATTACTGGGCGGCCCTCCTTTGGAAACGCACTATGGGCGATGTGGTGCTCGATCCTGGCGTTCCCAGGAATCAGAGCCTCAGAGTCTATGCTCATTGCTCGAAGGACGGAAAGGGTGCGGTCGCTCTTGTGGCTTTGAACATCGATACGGAACACGAACAGGTGCTCGCGTTACCGGTGCCCTCCGAGGAATTCACTCTTACGGCTCACGAACTGACAAGTACAACCGTGATGCTGAACGGCAGGGAACTGAGAGCCGAATCGGATGGATCCATTGGGTCGTTGAAGGCAGATGAGCTAAAGAAAGGTTTCATCCGACTGGCGCCTTCCAGCGTGACTTTTCTTAGCCTTCCGTCTGCGCACAACAATAGCTGCATGTGA
- a CDS encoding TolC family protein, whose protein sequence is MRSWLISLLFTAPLSALAQSSATSLPTAPQPSSVSLTLATASSNFGSPQSQAATPAPDRQQPLIDPAIGTTSISRADAERLALKNNPRITASRLLALAAGQVTRETRSGLLPQISGAITASKAEDGGRIGAGALTDSRLYTHAGTGGSFSQLITDFGRTRDLVATSKLQQKAQDQTALATEQDVLLATDQAFYRLLNTQSLLDVARATVVARGDVQKLISALTKSALKSDLDLNIASADLSQAQLLQLDAENAVDSARAALAAVLATPADTLYQAIEDPETALPPPPSPNSSAAMNATAQAQRPDLQALRLNAAADQKFASAQQLQHLPTISALAMGGVTPIAPDGIFVPHWYAAGGVNLNLPLFTGFRIDAEAQEARLRQKAAEKQEQDVSDTIARDVRIAILNAQTAFRRIAVADQFRQQTAQALALAQTRYKLGLSSIVELSQAQLQSTQAEVAAVNARYDYLLSLRSLDYARGQLAP, encoded by the coding sequence ATGAGAAGCTGGCTTATCAGTCTCTTATTCACCGCTCCCCTATCTGCGCTCGCGCAGAGTAGCGCCACCAGTCTCCCCACGGCCCCGCAGCCTTCCTCCGTCTCTTTGACGCTTGCGACTGCCAGTTCGAACTTTGGCTCACCTCAGTCTCAAGCAGCCACTCCAGCGCCGGATCGACAGCAGCCTCTCATTGATCCTGCCATCGGCACCACCTCGATCAGCCGCGCCGATGCGGAACGCCTCGCACTCAAGAATAATCCGCGTATCACGGCAAGTCGTCTTCTCGCTCTGGCCGCCGGACAAGTCACGCGAGAGACGCGGTCGGGCTTACTGCCCCAGATCTCCGGCGCCATTACCGCGTCGAAGGCAGAGGATGGAGGCCGCATCGGTGCCGGTGCTCTCACCGATTCGCGCCTCTATACGCACGCCGGCACCGGAGGCTCTTTCTCGCAACTGATCACCGACTTCGGCCGCACACGCGATCTCGTTGCGACCAGCAAACTGCAACAGAAAGCCCAGGACCAGACCGCACTCGCTACTGAGCAGGATGTTTTATTGGCAACGGATCAGGCCTTTTATCGCCTGCTCAACACACAGTCCTTGCTCGACGTCGCCAGAGCAACGGTTGTAGCACGCGGCGACGTACAAAAGCTTATTTCGGCACTCACCAAAAGCGCACTCAAGAGCGATCTGGACCTCAACATTGCATCCGCCGATCTCTCTCAGGCGCAACTGCTGCAACTGGACGCCGAAAACGCAGTCGACTCCGCGAGGGCCGCTCTTGCGGCTGTTCTGGCGACACCTGCCGACACGTTATATCAAGCCATCGAAGATCCCGAGACCGCACTACCTCCTCCTCCGTCGCCGAATAGTTCTGCTGCTATGAATGCGACCGCGCAAGCCCAGCGTCCCGACCTTCAGGCTCTGCGGCTCAACGCAGCGGCCGACCAGAAGTTTGCCAGCGCGCAGCAACTGCAGCATCTTCCGACCATATCCGCCTTGGCGATGGGAGGAGTCACTCCCATCGCACCGGACGGAATTTTCGTTCCCCACTGGTACGCCGCTGGGGGAGTGAACCTGAATCTGCCTTTGTTTACTGGATTCCGCATTGATGCCGAGGCGCAGGAGGCTCGGCTGCGTCAGAAGGCCGCTGAGAAGCAGGAGCAGGATGTCTCCGACACCATCGCCCGGGACGTCCGCATTGCCATCTTGAATGCACAGACCGCGTTTCGGCGCATTGCGGTTGCCGATCAATTCCGGCAACAAACCGCTCAGGCGCTCGCTCTCGCACAAACCCGGTATAAGCTGGGACTCAGTTCAATCGTGGAACTCAGCCAAGCTCAACTGCAAAGCACTCAGGCGGAAGTTGCGGCAGTGAATGCGCGATACGACTACTTGCTGTCTCTGCGTTCGCTGGACTATGCGCGTGGTCAGCTTGCCCCATAG
- a CDS encoding efflux RND transporter permease subunit gives MSFFAIRYPFFILMACMIVVVVGIAAMTGMPVDLFPPVKIPVVVVATFYAGMPPQQIESDITDSDERFFTLGSNIDHIESRSMSGVSLIKIYFQPGTDPTAAVSGISNLAMANLRRLPPGTLPPVVLSFDAANLPVCLITLKGAGMNQTQLKDVAQFTVRNQVANVPGASVPQPYGGTYRQIMIYVDPLKLQASQLGVMDVVHAVNESNLILPAGDVRIGPKDYNIYANSQVPTPDDVNSIPLKTVGNASILVGDVGHAVDGGALQTNIVRVDGQHSVYIPVLKQGGDSNTITIVNGVRKATAHLLDIPQQLKTSVVFDQSVFVKTAIKNVISEGSIGLCLTGIMILLFLGNVRATIAVLLSIPISCIATFLVLNAFGDSINTMVLGGMALVLSRLIDNSVVVLENIFRHFEMGEDPVKASQEGGKEVQLAVLAATFSTAIVFFPVVLLTGVSKYLFTALALAVVIALFCSYVVAMTVVPLFCSRFIKDTGHGIEHESAQKDDPVPEHMRGGHGQTTFFAKIVHHFNLGFGWLQEHYDKAIHYCLGRPALVITVFSIFVVLSFALAPFLGRAYFPRTDPGQFVISIKAPTGTRIELTDQYIARVEEDVREVVAPKDLNMIVSNIGVTPDLSAIYTSNSGMHTAFVQVSLKEDHSLSSFAYMQRVRTKLAADLPSIETYFQSGGLVDSIVNQGLPAPFDIQVSSNDMEGGYAVARQLAQKMRALRGVSDVLIPQDIDYPGLALDIDRQQASLEGLTPETVVDSVITAMTSNGVVAPSYWIDPKSGNNYMLTVQYPETQVQTLNDFKQIPLRSPDGKTTTPLETVASIRSINTPTEVDHYQLRRVFDVYVMPKAENLSTISSDVNRIIAEAHPPHGTVLTVRGSVIYMNESFKSFATGLILSIVLVFLILMAQFASFVDPVIILLAIPPGISGVILFLLATGTTINIMSLMGVLMMTGIVVSDSILIVEFTGQLRHQGLKLEEAIITACKVRLRPILMTTLATVLGLIPMALALEAGSEQYAPLARAILGGLTVSGIVTVFLVPSAYLLIHRRIETRKERAGTASSGDSSQAFEVTA, from the coding sequence ATGTCCTTCTTTGCGATTCGCTACCCGTTCTTCATCCTCATGGCCTGCATGATTGTCGTCGTGGTCGGTATAGCGGCTATGACAGGCATGCCCGTCGATCTCTTTCCTCCTGTCAAAATTCCTGTCGTAGTCGTAGCAACCTTTTATGCAGGTATGCCACCTCAACAGATCGAATCTGACATTACAGACAGCGACGAACGCTTTTTTACGCTGGGAAGCAATATCGACCACATTGAATCGCGCTCGATGTCCGGTGTCAGCCTTATCAAGATCTACTTCCAGCCAGGTACCGATCCAACGGCGGCCGTGAGCGGCATCTCGAATTTGGCAATGGCAAACCTGCGCCGCCTGCCTCCGGGGACTCTGCCGCCTGTGGTACTCAGCTTCGACGCGGCGAACCTTCCGGTTTGTCTGATTACGCTGAAAGGCGCGGGGATGAATCAGACGCAATTGAAGGATGTCGCGCAGTTTACCGTCCGAAACCAGGTAGCCAATGTCCCAGGTGCTTCAGTTCCTCAGCCATATGGGGGAACATACAGGCAGATTATGATCTACGTCGATCCGTTGAAGCTGCAAGCTTCGCAACTCGGCGTCATGGATGTTGTTCATGCGGTCAACGAGTCAAACCTCATCCTGCCTGCAGGAGATGTCCGCATCGGCCCTAAGGACTACAACATTTACGCCAACAGCCAGGTGCCGACGCCCGACGACGTGAACAGCATCCCGCTCAAGACAGTCGGCAATGCATCCATCCTCGTCGGCGATGTTGGTCATGCCGTCGATGGCGGAGCACTCCAGACCAACATTGTGCGCGTCGACGGACAGCACTCCGTCTACATTCCAGTCCTCAAACAGGGTGGCGACTCCAACACGATCACCATTGTCAATGGAGTCCGCAAAGCCACGGCTCATCTGCTCGACATCCCGCAGCAATTGAAGACCAGCGTGGTTTTCGATCAATCGGTGTTTGTCAAAACCGCCATCAAGAACGTGATCAGCGAGGGTTCGATCGGCCTTTGTCTCACCGGCATCATGATCCTTCTGTTTCTCGGTAACGTGCGTGCCACGATTGCAGTCCTTCTATCGATCCCGATCTCGTGCATCGCGACCTTCCTGGTACTAAACGCATTCGGCGACTCGATCAACACGATGGTGCTTGGTGGCATGGCGCTCGTGTTATCCCGCCTTATCGACAACTCGGTGGTTGTGCTCGAGAACATCTTCCGCCATTTTGAGATGGGTGAAGATCCAGTCAAGGCTTCGCAGGAGGGCGGTAAGGAGGTTCAGCTTGCTGTATTGGCGGCTACGTTCAGCACAGCCATTGTCTTCTTTCCGGTGGTGCTGCTCACGGGCGTTAGCAAGTACCTGTTTACGGCTCTCGCACTTGCAGTAGTTATTGCACTCTTCTGCTCTTACGTCGTCGCGATGACCGTCGTACCGCTCTTCTGCTCTAGATTTATCAAGGACACCGGACATGGCATAGAGCATGAGTCCGCGCAGAAGGATGATCCAGTCCCTGAACATATGCGTGGCGGTCACGGTCAAACCACTTTCTTTGCCAAGATTGTCCATCACTTCAATCTGGGATTCGGCTGGCTTCAAGAACATTACGACAAAGCGATTCACTACTGTTTAGGCAGGCCTGCGCTGGTCATTACGGTCTTTTCCATCTTTGTGGTACTTAGTTTTGCACTGGCTCCGTTCCTTGGCCGCGCCTATTTTCCGCGCACCGATCCTGGCCAATTTGTGATCAGCATCAAGGCCCCTACCGGCACGCGCATTGAACTCACCGACCAGTACATCGCTCGCGTCGAGGAAGATGTTCGCGAGGTCGTGGCTCCGAAAGATCTCAACATGATTGTCTCGAACATCGGAGTCACACCCGATCTTTCGGCGATCTACACCTCCAACTCGGGAATGCACACCGCTTTTGTCCAGGTAAGTTTGAAGGAAGATCACAGTCTCAGCAGCTTTGCGTATATGCAGCGAGTGCGAACCAAACTCGCTGCCGATCTTCCATCCATTGAGACCTACTTTCAATCCGGAGGACTCGTCGATTCAATCGTCAATCAGGGGCTTCCCGCGCCCTTTGACATCCAGGTAAGCAGCAACGACATGGAGGGCGGATATGCCGTAGCGCGGCAGCTTGCACAAAAGATGCGAGCACTCCGTGGTGTAAGCGATGTTCTGATCCCTCAGGACATCGACTACCCTGGCCTTGCGCTTGACATCGATCGCCAGCAGGCAAGCCTTGAAGGTCTGACTCCGGAGACCGTTGTCGATAGCGTGATCACGGCCATGACCTCGAACGGCGTGGTTGCCCCGAGTTACTGGATTGACCCGAAGAGCGGCAACAACTATATGCTCACTGTTCAGTATCCAGAGACACAGGTTCAAACGCTGAATGACTTCAAGCAGATCCCATTGCGATCTCCTGACGGCAAGACCACGACGCCACTGGAAACAGTTGCATCGATCCGGTCGATCAACACGCCAACCGAAGTCGATCACTATCAACTCCGGAGGGTCTTCGATGTCTACGTGATGCCGAAGGCGGAGAACCTGTCCACTATCAGCAGTGACGTAAACAGGATCATCGCAGAGGCTCATCCGCCTCATGGTACTGTCCTCACGGTGCGAGGCTCTGTCATTTATATGAATGAGTCCTTTAAGTCCTTTGCAACCGGCCTCATCCTGTCGATCGTGCTCGTCTTCCTCATCCTGATGGCGCAGTTCGCCTCGTTCGTTGATCCCGTCATTATCCTGTTAGCCATCCCTCCCGGCATCTCGGGCGTGATCCTTTTCCTCCTGGCTACGGGCACCACTATCAACATCATGAGCCTCATGGGTGTCCTGATGATGACTGGCATCGTGGTGTCGGACAGCATCCTAATCGTCGAGTTCACGGGGCAGTTGCGCCATCAGGGACTCAAGCTCGAAGAGGCGATCATTACGGCCTGCAAGGTGCGCCTGCGTCCAATCCTGATGACGACGCTCGCCACGGTGCTCGGCCTCATCCCAATGGCGCTTGCGCTTGAGGCCGGTAGTGAACAATACGCACCGCTTGCGCGAGCGATTCTCGGTGGCCTTACCGTCTCCGGTATAGTGACGGTTTTCCTCGTGCCGAGCGCCTATCTGCTCATACATCGCCGCATCGAAACTCGCAAAGAGCGTGCGGGCACTGCCTCTTCGGGAGATTCATCGCAGGCCTTTGAGGTGACCGCATGA